The Penicillium digitatum chromosome 6, complete sequence genome has a window encoding:
- a CDS encoding Glycosyl transferase, putative, producing the protein MAVDSLPVRPHALGWDAMKEHWWQFVFIAVLLFTVTTGSVSIVYSGVKRVVKYYKSRPPPDNVPLSVSKRLTTLSNRELNLVDRFPHGGKPTSFGVYLGSFETPPTVSQERLLQEWDVLVVDPFQPGVAKAISRHERSQVLGRVDLGKVLPPKASPLTVIEKIEELLASGFHDTAFSGVLLANWEDVLRPTARRKLLETISSLGLAVYLETEPPNFLKDRKVVQSNAVAGLVIRNASIMPQGEKRDYFQMAELQATIKAFVSESCMRDFVVMAWETIDDNVTIPNAIVRRSIQWCSFYSAITWIGPKAALHDADLNVTTLEPLPAFGWLKEAEMMKAHDTWRANLKISSSRENKAGWDILKPIFPVVNALLESSEYDSNALGSLTTRLRDPPEWVAQVKSQGSPFSISMSGMAYNSLGCFPLGSDSTPLAFAEIVQSQQRLKSLNLLHPVPTTKIQSIGLLLGQFHDSLDLSKDDDHLASTIKELTNWASNDLLHVNLCLDSGLRKSSDIRFWAVFDMDHDGIEIYVSKNAQGLVGTILHTFLSAKGFPRHVCFEAEATFATWSKDFSHDTGLPRRFIQDIDVLSPEERLLLLQHLSLTDTHSELSEVICTYIRKQLVDAPSFAQLKALNTVGYLEKSISPEDLIRSRINWYMDQGCKYPSLDVCLDLFHQADSVLSDILRYRREDDLAAITRGLCALLQGGSVDTYVDMMALALFCAARKGAFDEIYAEVTDRNPLFNNHTDQAAAFAESFALGSRCEAYFDVAPSVFGKLLSDRFRSYYGDHQPPNWVNGAPVLATSYAGAQIDVNPDEQPKTMPGYQRFTFLSVFAIPALIDIILLTMVGRGLYLSAAMSHNEQDSATMALMISLLLSGAIGTWIACGGPYYLISMAFAAANMFVFIRLIAGIAFTVAGGLIGFVAISSVRGPRAGIVFYLYLIALTIYFSTFASLASFSYPGSTFLSGRKPIIMCIPILFLAPIITAWTGNDSAVYLAIIYVFIGVLLLCLRSVTSKWVTWYQSVRRTDDTEIRKWYITAYGNDDEKVFANMSDPAALKLAREALFKDVLAETKRSIFSKASMDKMIVELARDWESTNFLLDWYCRHADVPRPIPFSSGWNIQTKVALDTLRNSQKGLRLHNAFVHWRQSSKEIGCGVLYFVIALLDKWAQLLSGDRILGLTGSVNDANRMAVGFALAYYLIGAVLIDTKAQELHDALGSNAPFSVRSAKEIRLAQKKEVQLRRKVYWRVLFRFLLWHVWSLALATALIWTFQSSIEGMIVFFSYVLAYTGLIWYQYTKIFTGPHALKPLLIGVCIGLPVGIALKVCLPRFLYSQIIGLGSATWTVAILSIWNAKMGMPNKVDSPVELGRTYHAFTTPWSDPEWSQQELQTFFQSYSLLPSDSRFKLNPAVHPGVEIKSAMMSYREELRIEEAFPCSKNIVNAAIASWEKGDVVIELVSPGSLGPGIRALSCSIGNQLKLAITVGGLLDERLDISANCQIIAETLLHAVAELMMGVPHEYASLAGSIVSSGVTHTMSQLLREEANTTTVVRWAKKELLRQLCLGFEADLHWDKLPVEVRDVLLKRCLGQQCSLTNSQCQWLQKNLCTFDTDDLHIHVARCNLGAATAISVLDYAHWGTGESALPKEPETSKYISYVPRKLPIALSLVQSPASYIYHKLGSVVKFFVVALVADPEFQREFNHVTQTLPTVFRVPIVFLFNMVWVYSKIVQDFGLSFFLFHGRKNVKRLWEETKGMTIHIKKSRVIIQSLDGTFTAFRHHEIDGSFKIYHYAGEHKTEPKEVKSLSYVSTYSGEMLLLVKQDFKQGKVINEYHYDYRVPTKKSFKLDRSSNRIPLGRRCVSGTNHLQSVQYNRKGLIESGSYMKDGNLVRFKYHYRKNPRFGDELLRAEFVLSHISCTVSWCAPPRRHPEKVERWIPHSKVTEASFVQGADVYESRWLYDHKFHPTIFTTINGQKMQTPPMIEHDYLGVLSKPKYTSFVHDNPLVYCDSLRSNLVTRTLGLTKKRFVVSTSRARSLMWKAWKDRVDFDAIIVRWMDDRILRRDKVLTPYWRSRDWGNLGSAKKYVDLRADAIMASADLDENISSWTPLAVKLTDLLNFGPGGDAVVNTRSKNFGLDTDKTLHVMAADNGTWPNEGGGVSACRRDMINSLRTIKWHMICESANDFGVPKHQTEQNVQSLKLIPLWGLDFLTPTHGLFHNKLDAEVDNVTSASEFDIKMNFIPILTALVKGARAVHLSKSDIHQATRALVNLNTYFQESRHWTQVWNSEIVKQSWRDLWLTQEMPNTIPSSQWFDTELPTLASLDVALELWYRYLFIFSIPVPEKIPSTFQASHHSVSASYGVVCKIKRNCTLQIWDHAISWRETNLCLSSALCKLSPFVRNALLGLMRITSVLTLHHADIILPCADFFNPGWEVEIGTCQGTIEHRNTFRRKIDPVVNGITDMQKFSPVKEIKSERPTVTMLSHVWYAKDIKTALLAADIIINQWKFDDYHLDIYGAIDKAPTYSTECQEIIASKGLRGRVTLRGTADPMKVLENTWLFLNSSLSEGLPLALGEAALTGAPVVCTDVGASLRVLSDPDDFSRFSAVVAPNDALALAKAQIGMLAMLGEWSKHSEDTSPVPVLTSSPTPEEVAAITRRMYEKSDHRRKLGMMTRKIVQKSFSGDRYLREHEQMLWIGKSAKIMASRAAGEPIEPADVAAAIETGVDEEIITIPRGAVHSWRSSAHSGISTTYNSTSHLPSHGGYHPAMSEISAMSMSNVSTDTESFARLPVFAPRPTALNNISSPGSKSPIWTSNHRLSLLSPHIHSRPRSNSRSVSTVGREQLRGLQREDFLPYRNSDISVANREDFIRAGGLSASHNS; encoded by the exons ATGGCAGTAGACTCACTCCCTGTCAGGCCGCATGCTCTTGGCTGGGATGCCATGAAAGAACATTGGTGGCAATTT GTGTTCATTGCGGTTTTGTTATTCACAGTCACCACTGGCTCTGTGTCAATCGTATATTCCGGAGTAAAGAGAGTTGTCAAATACTACAAG TCGAGACCACCTCCAGACAATGTGCCTTTGAGTGTATCCAAACGTCTCACCACACTATCCAACCGAGAACTCAACTTAGTCGACAGATTTCCGCACGGAGGAAAGCCTACGAGCTTCGGAGTATACCTGGGAAGCTTTGAAACCCCACCTACTGTCTCCCAAGAAAGGCTTTTGCAAGAATGGGATGTCTTGGTTGTGGATCCCTTCCAGCCGGGGGTTGCCAAAGCTATCTCCAGACACGAGCGCAGCCAAGTGCTAGGACGCGTGGATTTGGGGAAAGTCCTTCCTCCAAAGGCATCACCCTTGACCGTCATCGAAAAGATCGAGGAATTGCTCGCAAGCGGATTCCATGATACCGCGTTTTCCGGTGTTCTCCTCGCTAATTGGGAAGATGTGCTCCGTCCTACCGCTCGAAGAAAGCTTCTCGAGACCATCAGCAGCCTCGGCCTGGCAGTCTATCTTGAGACAGAGCCACCGAATTTCCTGAAAGATCGAAAGGTTGTGCAGAGCAATGCCGTGGCGGGTTTGGTTATTCGAAATGCTAGCATCATGCCTCAAGGCGAAAAGCGGGATTACTTCCAAATGGCCGAGCTACAAGCAACAATCAAGGCGTTCGTTTCGGAGTCTTGCATGAGAGACTTTGTGGTTATGGCCTGGGAAACCATCGATGACAATGTCACTATTCCCAACGCCATAGTCCGGAGATCTATCCAATGGTGCAGCTTTTACAGCGCAATTACCTGGATCGGCCCGAAAGCTGCTCTTCACGATGCAGACCTTAACGTAACCACTCTTGAGCCTCTTCCCGCTTTTGGTTGGTTGAAGGAAGCAGAAATGATGAAGGCTCACGACACCTGGCGTGCCAACCTGAAAATATCATCTTCCCGGGAGAACAAGGCTGGCTGGGACATTCTCAAGCCGATTTTCCCTGTTGTTAATGCGCTACTGGAATCATCGGAATATGACTCAAACGCTCTCGGTAGCCTGACTACTCGACTGCGTGATCCTCCTGAATGGGTTGCACAGGTCAAATCGCAGGGCAGTCcgttctccatctccatgtcAGGAATGGCTTACAATTCACTTGGTTGCTTCCCTCTCGGTTCAGACTCGACTCCACTGGCCTTTGCAGAAATTGTCCAATCCCAACAACGTCTCAAATCTCTCAACCTTCTTCATCCAGTCCCGACAACCAAAATCCAAAGCATTGGACTCCTTTTGGGTCAATTCCATGACTCTCTGGATCTCTCCAAAGATGACGATCATTTGGCCAGCACAATCAAGGAACTTACAAACTGGGCATCCAACGATCTGTTGCATGTAAATCTCTGTCTCGACTCTGGTCTACGCAAGAGCTCTGATATCCGCTTTTGGGCGGTTTTTGATATGGACCATGATGGTATTGAGATCTATGTATCCAAGAATGCGCAAGGCCTGGTTGGAACCATTCTTCACACCTTCCTCTCCGCAAAGGGATTTCCCCGGCATGTTTGCTTTGAGGCCGAGGCGACCTTCGCGACTTGGTCCAAGGATTTTTCCCACGATACCGGCCTCCCCCGTCGATTTATTCAAGATATCGATGTTCTAAGCCCCGAAGAACGCCTCCTTCTCTTGCAGCACCTCTCTCTAACCGATACTCATAGTGAGCTATCTGAAGTCATCTGCACTTACATTCGCAAGCAACTAGTGGATGCCCCTTCTTTTGCTCAGTTGAAAGCACTGAACACAGTTGGGTATCTCGAGAAATCCATCTCTCCCGAGGATCTTATTAGGTCTCGCATTAACTGGTACATGGATCAAGGTTGCAAATACCCCTCTCTCGATGTCTGTCTTGATCTTTTTCATCAGGCCGACAGTGTGCTCTCGGATATATTAAGGTATCGCCGCGAGGATGATCTTGCCGCTATTACTAGAGGTCTCTGCGCGCTTCTTCAAGGTGGCTCGGTTGACACATATGTGGATATGATGGCTCTTGCGCTCTTCTGTGCTGCAAGAAAGGGAGCCTTTGATGAGATTTATGCTGAAGTTACTGATCGGAACCCTCTATTTAACAACCATACTGATCAGGCTGCCGCCTTCGCAGAGTCATTTGCCCTTGGATCGCGATGCGAAGCTTACTTTGATGTGGCCCCCAGTGTTTTTGGGAAGCTACTATCTGACCGGTTCAGGTCTTATTATGGAGACCATCAGCCCCCGAACTGGGTGAACGGTGCTCCAGTGCTCGCTACGTCCTACGCCGGAGCTCAGATTGATGTCAATCCCGATGAGCAGCCCAAGACTATGCCTGGATACCAGCGATTCACATTTTTGAGTGTCTTCGCCATTCCAGCTTTGATTGATATTATTTTGCTTACCATGGTTGGCCGCGGACTCTATCTCTCTGCCGCCATGTCTCACAATGAACAGGACAGTGCAACTATGGCGCTGATGATATCTCTGCTACTTTCTGGTGCAATTGGTACCTGGATTGCATGTGGTGGCCCTTACTACCTCATTTCGATGGCGTTTGCAGCAGCGAACATGTTCGTCTTCATTCGCCTAATTGCTGGTATTGCCTTCACTGTGGCTGGTGGCTTGATCGGCTTTGTTgccatttcaagtgttcgGGGCCCTCGCGCCGGAATCGTCTTCTACCTCTACCTGATCGCTCTGACAATTTACTTCTCAACTTTTGCCTCTCTTGCAAGTTTCAGCTACCCCGGCTCGACTTTTTTGTCTGGCCGCAAGCCAATTATTATGTGCATTCCGATCCTCTTCTTGGCACCAATCATCACGGCCTGGACTGGCAACGACTCGGCTGTTTATCTCGCCATCATCTACGTCTTCATTGGTGTGCTCTTGCTCTGCCTTCGCTCGGTTACCTCCAAGTGGGTCACCTGGTATCAATCCGTGCGACGTACTGATGATACTGAAATCCGAAAGTGGTATATCACCGCCTATGGAAATGACGACGAAAAAGTGTTCGCGAACATGAGTGACCCAGCTGCCCTCAAGCTAGCGAGAGAAGCTCTGTTTAAGGACGTCTTGGCTGAGACGAAGCGCAGCATTTTCTCCAAAGCATCTATGGATAAAATGATCGTTGAACTTGCCCGCGACTGGGAGTCTACCAATTTCCTTCTCGACTGGTACTGTCGCCATGCAGATGTGCCGAGGCCCATTCCGTTCAGTTCTGGTTGGAACATACAAACCAAGGTTGCACTTGACACCCTACGTAACTCCCAGAAAGGTCTTCGTCTGCATAATGCATTTGTTCACTGGCGTCAATCGAGCAAAGAGATCGGATGTGGTGTTCTCTACTTTGTAATTGCGCTTCTTGATAAATGGGCACAACTTCTGAGTGGCGATCGCATTCTTGGTCTCACTGGCTCGGTGAATGATGCCAATCGAATGGCTGTTGGCTTCGCCCTTGCCTACTATCTAATCGGAGCCGTGCTCATTGACACCAAAGCCCAGGAGCTCCATGATGCTCTTGGTAGCAATGCGCCTTTTTCTGTGAGATCTGCAAAGGAAATTCGCCTCGCGCAGAAAAAAGAGGTGCAACTCCGGCGAAAGGTGTACTGGCGAGTCCTTTTTAGATTTCTCTTGTGGCATGTTTGGAGTCTTGCCCTTGCCACTGCTCTCATTTGGACCTTCCAATCATCGATCGAAGGCATGATTGTTTTCTTCTCCTACGTTCTGGCCTACACCGGTTTGATCTGGTACCAATACACAAAGATCTTCACGGGCCCCCATGCGCTGAAGCCTCTCCTCATTGGCGTCTGTATCGGATTGCCAGTCGGCATCGCCCTCAAGGTCTGCCTGCCTCGTTTCCTGTACTCGCAGATCATTGGACTCGGATCTGCCACCTGGACAGTTGCTATCCTTTCGATCTGGAACGCCAAAATGGGTATGCCAAATAAAGTGGACTCCCCAGTGGAACTTGGCCGCACCTACCATGCGTTTACGACGCCCTGGTCAGACCCGGAATGGTCTCAGCAAGAGCTTCAAACTTTCTTCCAAAGCTATTCGCTACTTCCTTCCGATTCCCGATTCAAACTCAATCCTGCTGTTCATCCTGGTGTCGAAATCAAGAGTGCAATGATGTCTTACAGAGAAGAACTCAGGATTGAAGAGGCATTCCCCTGCTCTAAAAATATTGTCAACGCCGCTATCGCATCGTGGGAGAAGGGCGACGTTGTCATTGAGCTTGTCTCCCCTGGCTCTCTCGGTCCTGGTATTCGAGCTCTTAGCTGTAGTATCGGAAACCAGTTGAAGTTGGCCATCACCGTGGGAGGGCTCCTAGACGAGCGTCTCGACATCAGTGCAAATTGTCAGATCATTGCTGAAACATTGCTTCATGCTGTCGCAGAGCTTATGATGGGTGTTCCTCATGAATACGCATCATTGGCAGGATCTATTGTCTCCAGTGGAGTAACTCACACAATGTCTCAACTGCTTCGTGAGGAGGCCAACACAACTACAGTTGTTCGCTGGGCTAAGAAGGAGCTCCTTCGGCAGCTTTGTCTTGGTTTTGAGGCCGATCTCCATTGGGACAAGCTGCCAGTAGAAGTCCGGGATGTGCTGCTGAAGCGTTGCTTGGGTCAGCAATGCAGCCTCACTAACAGCCAGTGCCAATGGCTCCAGAAAAATCTATGCACATTCGATACCGATGACCTTCATATACATGTCGCCCGTTGCAACCTTGGGGCAGCCACTGCAATTAGTGTTCTCGACTATGCTCATTGGGGAACTGGAGAAAGCGCTCTTCCTAAAGAGCCAGAGACTTCGAAGTATATTTCCTACGTACCTCGAAAGCTCCCGATAGCATTGTCTCTAGTCCAATCACCAGCTAGTTACATTTACCACAAGCTTGGATCGGTGGTCAAGTTCTTCGTGGTGGCTTTGGTTGCAGATCCAGAATTTCAGAGAGAGTTCAACCACGTCACCCAGACCCTTCCGACCGTTTTCCGTGTGCCAATCGTGTTCTTGTTTAATATGGTCTGGGTTTATTCTAAGATTGTTCAAGATTTTGGCTTGtcattctttcttttccatgGCCGCAAAAACGTCAAGCGGCTATGGGAGGAGACCAAAGGCATGACGATCCATATCAAAAAGAGCCGGGTCATTATCCAGAGTCTGGACGGCACCTTTACAGCATTCAGGCACCACGAGATTGATGGTAGCTTCAAGATCTACCACTACGCTGGTGAGCACAAGACCGAGCCCAAGGAGGTCAAATCTCTAAGTTACGTCAGCACCTATTCGGGTGAGATGTTGCTTTTGGTCAAGCAGGATTTCAAGCAAGGCAAAGTGATCAACGAATACCACTACGACTACCGAGTTCCGACTAAGAAGAGCTTCAAGCTTGACAGATCCTCAAACCGAATTCCACTAGGACGACGTTGCGTATCAGGAACAAACCATCTGCAAAGCGTCCAATACAACCGCAAGGGTCTTATCGAATCAGGTTCCTATATGAAGGACGGCAATCTTGTTCGCTTCAAGTATCACTATCGCAAGAACCCCCGTTTTGGTGATGAGTTGCTGCGAGCCGAGTTCGTTTTATCCCACATCAGCTGCACAGTGTCTTGGTGTGCCCCTCCGCGTCGCCATCCCGAGAAGGTTGAGCGCTGGATTCCTCACTCCAAGGTCACCGAGGCCAGCTTTGTCCAGGGTGCTGATGTCTATGAAAGCCGATGGCTGTATGATCACAAGTTCCATCCAACCATCTTCACCACTATCAACGGGCAGAAGATGCAGACGCCACCAATGATTGAACACGATTATCTGGGGGTACTGTCCAAGCCGAAGTATACGAGCTTTGTGCATGATAACCCACTTGTCTACTGTGACAGTCTCCGGTCAAACCTTGTTACCCGGACATTGGGCCTCACGAAGAAGCGTTTTGTGGTGTCAACTTCTCGGGCTCGTTCCTTGATGTGGAAGGCATGGAAGGATCGGGTTGACTTTGATGCAATTATAGTTCGCTGGATGGATGACCGCATTCTGCGCAGAGATAAGGTCCTTACCCCTTACTGGCGCAGTCGTGACTGGGGCAATCTTGGATCTGCAAAGAAGTACGTGGATCTCCGCGCTGATGCGATCATGGCCAGTGCAGATTTGGACGAAAACATTTCCAGCTGGACCCCGCTCGCTGTCAAGCTCACTGATTTGCTCAACTTTGGCCCGGGAGGTGATGCTGTTGTTAACACCCGCTCCAAAAACTTTGGCCTCGATACCGACAAGACGCTCCATGTCATGGCAGCAGATAACGGTACCTGGCCCAATGAAGGTGGCGGTGTCTCTGCCTGTCGACGAGATATGATCAACTCCCTGCGGACCATCAAATGGCACATGATTTGCGAGTCTGCGAACGATTTCGGTGTCCCCAAGCATCAGACCGAACAAAACGTCCAGTCTCTCAAGCTCATCCCACTTTGGGGTTTGGACTTCCTCACTCCAACTCACGGTTTGTTCCATAACAAGCTGGATGCCGAGGTGGACAATGTTACATCTGCAAGCGAGTTTGACATCAAGATGAACTTCATTCCAATTTTGACAGCTTTGGTTAAAGGTGCCCGTGCAGTTCATCTCTCGAAGTCTGATATCCACCAGGCGACTCGAGCACTTGTGAACCTAAACACATACTTCCAAGAGTCCCGTCATTGGACTCAGGTGTGGAACAGTGAGATAGTCAAGCAGAGCTGGCGCGATTTGTGGCTAACCCAGGAGATGCCAAACACCATACCCTCATCCCAGTGGTTCGACACTGAGCTTCCCACCCTGGCGTCCCTCGATGTCGCCCTGGAACTCTGGTACCGCtatctcttcatcttctcgaTCCCGGTTCCTGAAAAAATCCCTTCAACCTTCCAAGCCTCACATCACAGTGTCAGTGCCTCTTACGGTGTTGTATGCAAGATCAAGCGCAACTGTACCTTGCAGATTTGGGACCACGCCATCAGTTGGCGTGAAACAAATCTCTGTTTGTCGTCTGCCCTGTGCAAGCTCTCGCCTTTTGTTCGAAACGCGCTTCTTGGATTGATGCGAATCACCTCCGTCTTGACCCTTCACCACGCAGACATCATCCTTCCTTGTGCAGACTTCTTCAACCCCGGTTGGGAGGTTGAGATTGGTACCTGCCAGGGCACGATTGAGCATCGAAACACTTTCCGCAGAAAGATCGATCCTGTTGTCAACGGTATCACTGACATGCAGAAGTTCTCTCCAGTAAAGGAAATTAAATCCGAGCGTCCAACTGTGACCATGTTATCCCACGTTTGGTATGCGAAGGACATCAAGACTGCCCTTCTCGCTGCGgatatcatcatcaaccaGTGGAAGTTCGACGACTACCATCTAGACATCTATGGCGCCATTGACAAGGCCCCGACTTACTCTACCGAGTGTCAAGAGATTATAGCATCGAAGGGTCTTCGTGGCAGAGTCACACTCCGGGGAACTGCTGACCCCATGAAGGTTCTAGAAAACACATGGCTGTTCTTGAACTCATCTCTGTCTGAAGGTCTCCCTCTCGCTCTGGGAGAGGCTGCTCTGACTGGAGCCCCCGTCGTGTGCACAGATGTCGGTGCTTCCCTCCGAGTACTAAGCGACCCAGATGACTTCTCCCGCTTCAGTGCTGTTGTCGCACCAAACGACGCCCTAGCATTAGCAAAAGCCCAAATTGGCATGCTTGCCATGCTTGGCGAATGGAGCAAACACAGCGAAGACACATCGCCTGTACCAGTCCTGACCTCCTCGCCCACACCTGAGGAGGTAGCAGCCATCACCCGCCGTATGTACGAGAAGAGCGACCACCGTCGCAAACTCGGCATGATGACCCGCAAGATTGTTCAGAAGTCATTCAGTGGAGACCGGTACCTCCGCGAGCACGAGCAGATGTTGTGGATTGGCAAGTCCGCAAAGATCATGGCCAGCCGCGCAGCTGGCGAACCGATAGAGCCGGCCGATGTGGCAGCCGCCATCGAGACTGGCGTCGATGAAGAGATCATCACTATCCCGCGCGGCGCGGTACACTCCTGGCGTTCTTCTGCCCATTCCGGTATCTCCACAACGTACAACTCTACGTCCCATCTGCCCAGTCACGGTGGCTACCATCCTGCCATGTCTGAAATCTCGGCTATGAGCATGAGCAATGTCTCCACGGATACTGAGTCCTTTGCTCGTCTGCCTGTCTTTGCGCCAAGACCTACTGCGTTAAATAACATCAGCTCTCCTGGAAGTAAATCACCCATATGGACCTCAAACCATCGGTTGTCTCTACTGAGTCCTCACATTCACTCTCGTCCTCGCTCCAACTCGCGCTCGGTCTCAACTGTCGGTCGGGAACAGCTTCGTGGTTTGCAACGTGAAGACTTCCTTCCGTACCGAAATTCGGATATTAGTGTCGCTAACAGAGAGGACTTCATTCGAGCTGGTGGGCTTTCTGCTAGTCACAACTCTTGA